A region from the Anomaloglossus baeobatrachus isolate aAnoBae1 chromosome 11, aAnoBae1.hap1, whole genome shotgun sequence genome encodes:
- the LOC142256407 gene encoding uncharacterized protein LOC142256407 produces MKNLVAFVCMIFALVSSVLSYQCYSAFCPNSTTCKENVTECLGDRCMTACQYDGLSGTYAKSMMKGCAIDTMCGDNGLAAAAEGDVYQFRVNCCSGDLCNTDGCYLPKEDPTPNGVTCPSAYCNGTMDECEPNKEMECTGSMDRCFVLSQRVINEAGEESESFIKGCANPDACKYNFTEIAVDNEEKKYAKCYDPSKSNYE; encoded by the exons ATGAAGAACCTGGTTGCTTTCGTTTGTATGATCTTTGCTCTTGTCAGCTCCG TCTTGTCCTACCAATGTTACTCTGCTTTTTGCCCCAACTCTACAACATGTAAAGAGAATGTGACCGAATGCCTTGGAGATCGATGTATGACCGCTTGCCAGTACGATGGGCTTA GTGGAACCTATGCTAAGTCAATGATGAAAGGTTGTGCCATTGACACAATGTGTGGAGACAATGgcttagcagcagcagcagaaggggACGTATATCAATTTCGTGTAAATTGCTGCTCTGGAGATTTATGTAACACTGATGGATGTTATC TTCCCAAAGAAGATCCAACACCAAATGGTGTAACATGTCCATCTGCCTACTGTAACGGTACTATGGATGAATGTGAGCCTAACAAGGAGATGGAATGCACTGGATCCATGGATCGCTGTTTTGTTCTTTCGCAGCGCGTAATAAATGAGG CTGGGGAAGAAAGCGAAAGTTTTATTAAAGGATGTGCTAATCCTGATGCCTGCAAGTACAACTTTACTGAAATCGCGGTTGACAATGAAGAGAAGAAATACGCGAAGTGTTACGATCCATCAAAATCCAATTATGAGTGA